One region of Malania oleifera isolate guangnan ecotype guangnan chromosome 6, ASM2987363v1, whole genome shotgun sequence genomic DNA includes:
- the LOC131158421 gene encoding protein NRT1/ PTR FAMILY 1.2-like: MMSTNISQSSFPLLQANSMDRHITSNFQIPAGSFGMFTINALTIWIAIYDRVLLPLASKLRGKPVRLSTKEIMGIGLFFSCMAMVVSGLVEHIGRRRAIHEGFLNNPHGLVGMSAMWLVPQHCLSGLAEAFNAIGQTEFYYSEFPKSMSSIASSLFGLGMAVANLLASVILSTVDNATNRGGKESWVSININRGHYENYYWLLAIISFINLGYFLLCSWAYGPCVEQGTKVEDEGSSP; this comes from the coding sequence ATGATGTCAACAAACATAAGCCAAAGCTCATTTCCCCTACTGCAAGCTAATTCTATGGATAGACACATTACTTCAAACTTCCAAATTCCTGCAGGTTCATTTGGAATGTTTACAATCAATGCTTTAACAATATGGATTGCTATCTACGATCGTGTGCTCCTTCCCTTGGCATCAAAACTCAGAGGAAAACCTGTGCGGCTTAGCACAAAAGAAATAATGGGAATTGGGCTATTTTTTTCTTGCATGGCCATGGTAGTTTCAGGACTTGTTGAGCATATTGGCCGGAGAAGAGCAATTCATGAAGGATTTTTGAATAATCCTCATGGACTAGTGGGTATGTCGGCTATGTGGCTCGTACCGCAACATTGCTTGAGTGGTCTAGCTGAAGCTTTTAATGCGATAGGCCAGACAGAATTCTACTATTCGGAGTTTCCCAAGAGTATGTCCAGCATTGCTTCATCTCTTTTCGGATTGGGAATGGCTGTGGCAAATCTGTTGGCCAGTGTCATACTGAGcactgtggataatgctacaaatAGAGGAGGAAAGGAGAGTTGGGTTTCTATTAACATTAACAGGGGTCATTATGAAAATTACTATTGGCTTCTTGCCATAATAAGCTTCATTAATTTAGGGTATTTCCTTCTCTGCAGCTGGGCCTACGGACCTTGTGTTGAACAAGGCACAAAGGTTGAGGATGAGGGAAGCAGCCCATAG